Proteins encoded within one genomic window of Lynx canadensis isolate LIC74 chromosome B2, mLynCan4.pri.v2, whole genome shotgun sequence:
- the LOC115513367 gene encoding peptidyl-prolyl cis-trans isomerase NIMA-interacting 4-like, with the protein MPPKGKSHSGKGGKGRAAFGSDSSDKKAQDPKGSGNALKVRHILCEKHGKIMEAMEKLKSGMRFNEVAIQYSEDKARQGGDLGWMTRGTMVGPFQEAAFALPISGLDKPVFTDPPVKTKFGYHIIMVEGRK; encoded by the coding sequence ATGCCGCCCAAGGGAAAAAGCCATTCCGGGAAAGGGGGGAAAGGGAGAGCAGCCTTTGGGAGCGACAGTTCTGACAAGAAGGCTCAGGATCCCAAAGGTAGTGGCAATGCACTAAAGGTCAGACACATTCTGTGTGAAAAACATGGGAAAATCATGGAAGCCATGGAAAAGTTGAAGTCTGGAATGAGATTCAATGAAGTGGCCATACAGTATAGTGAAGATAAAGCCAGGCAAGGGGGTGACTTGGGTTGGATGACCAGAGGTACCATGGTGGGACCATTTCAGGAAGCAGCATTTGCCTTGCCCATAAGTGGGCTGGATAAGCCTGTGTTTACAGACCCTCCAGTTAAGACAAAATTTGGATATCATATTATTATGgttgaagggagaaaataa